From Acidimicrobiales bacterium:
TCCCACCTGTGTGATCGGTTGGTGGAGCGCGGCCACGAGGTGATCTGCATCGACAACTGCGTCACCGGGTCGACCGCCAACGTCGAGCACCTGATGGGCCGGGGCGACTTCAGGTTCGTCGACCAAGACGTGAGCAGGCCCCTGTCGGTCGAGGGCCCCGTGGACGCCATCCTCCACTTCGCCAGTCCCGCCTCGCCTCGCGACTACCTGGAGCTGCCCATCCAGACCCTCAAGGTCGGCAGCCTGGGCACCCACAACTGTCTGGGGCTGGCCAAGGCCAAGGACGCCCGGTTCCTCCTCGCCTCCACCAGCGAGGTCTACGGAGACCCCGAGGTCCATCCCCAGACCGAGGACTACTGGGGTCACGTGAACCCCATCGGTCCCCGCGGCGTCTATGACGAGGCCAAGCGGTTCGCCGAGGCCATCACCATGGCCTACCACCGCGCCCACGGAGTCGACGTCCGCATCGTCCGCATCTTCAACACCTACGGCCCCAGGATGCGGCCGTCCGACGGTCGGGTGGTGTCCAACTTCCTCGTCCAGGCCCTGCAGGGCAAGCCGCTGACTATCTACGGCGACGGCACCCAGACTCGGAGCTTCTGCCACGTCGACGACGAGGTGGCCGGGATACTCGCCCTGCTGGAGTCGGACCACGTGGGCCCGGTGAACATCGGCAACCCGACGGAGCTCACCGTGTCCGGATTGGCGGAGATGGTCGTCGAGCTCACGGGCTCGTCGTCGGAGATCGTCCACGAGCCTCTTCCGGTGGACGACCCCACCCAGCGCCGTCCCGACATCAGCCTGGCCCGGTCGGTGCTGGGATGGGAGCCCCGCGTCCCGATCCGCGAGGGGTTGGCCCGCACGCTGTCGTACTTCGAGCCCGGGGTGAGCCGCCGTGGCCGATGAGGACGAGACGCGCTACCAGAGGCTGTCGGTCGTGATCCCGATGTTCAACGAGCGCAACACAGTGGCCGAGGTCGTTCGTCGGGTGCGCGCCGTCGACCTCCCGCTGGACCTCGAGGTCATCGTCGTCGACGACGGGTCGACCGACGGCAGCGACAAGATCCTCGCGGCACTCGAGGACTCGACGCTGCGGGTGCTCACCCATGAGTCGAACCGCGGCAAGGGAGCAGCGATCCGAACGGCCCTCGCCTACGCGAGGGGCGACCTGGTGGTCATCCAGGACGCGGACGCAGAGTACGACCCCGACGACTGGCCACGGCTGTTGGATCCCATCCTCAAGGGGAAGGCCCTGGTCGTCTACGGCAGCCGCTTCACCGGCGAGCGCAAGAGCATGCCCCTCGGCAGCTGGCTGGGCAACCGGCTGCTGTCGCTCATGACGAGCCTGGCCTACGCCACGACGCTCTCGGACATGGAGACGGGCTACAAGCTCTTCGACCGCCGGGTCCTCGACGGCATCACCATCGAGTCGGACCGCTTCGACTTCGAGCCCGAGATCACGGCCAAAGTCCTGCGCAGGGGGCACCGCATCTACGAGGTCCCCATCTCGTATGCAGGCCGGGACTCCAGCGAAGGCACCAAGTTCACCTGGCGGGACGGGATGGGCGCCCTGTGGACGCTCGCCCGCTATCGCCTGCGGCCCGATCGGTGAGCCAACCCGGCGCGGAGCGACCTCGCAAGGAGCCCTCGCCCGAGGTCGCCCGGCGGGTCGACGCGGTGGTCGTGAACTACAACGCCCGCGACGAGCTGCTCGCGTGCGTGCGGAGCCTGCGGGCCGACGGCGTCGCCGACGTCGTCGTCGTCGACAACGGCTCCGCGGACGGATCGGGCTCCGCCCTGACTGCAGCCGATCCCGGCGCCAGGCTCGTCGAGACCGGCGCCAACCTCGGCTACGGCGGCGGCGCCAACCGGGGGCTGGCGCAGGGCCATCGCGAGCTGGTGCTCGTGTGCAACGCCGACGTCGTCGTGCACCCCGGCACCATGGCCGCCATCATGGCCGCCCTCGACGCCGACCCTCGTCTGGCGCTGGTCGGACCTCGGCTGATCAATCCCGACGAGACGCTGTACCCCTCGGCGCGCACGTTCCCGTCCCTGGTCGACGCCATCGGCCACGGCTTCCTGGGCTTGGTGGCCCCCCGGAACCGGTTCAGTCGGAGCTACAAGATGCTGGACTGGGACCACCGCGGCAGACGGGGCGTCGACTGGGTGTCGGGGTCGTGCTTCCTCGCCCGGCGCCGGGCGCTCGAGGACCTGGGCGGCTTCGACGTCTCCTACTTCATGTACCTGGAGGACGTCGATCTCTGCTGGCGTCTCCGGCGCGCCGGGTGGGGGGTTGCCTACGAGCCGTCAGCGTGTGTCCTCCATGTCCAGGGAGTCTCGACCGATCTGCACCCGTACCGGATGATCGTCGAGCATCATCGATCGCTGCTGCGATTCGCGTGGCGCACGACGTCGGGCTGGCGCCGGTTCCTGCTGCCCGTGGTCGCCGTGGGACTGGCATTGCGGGCCAGCGCCGCGGCTGCCCAGCGCGCCGCGGGCAGGCCCCGACCCCCGCGGTAGGGTCGCAACCCGTGAGAGCCGTCGTGCTGGTCGGGGGCGAGGGGACGCGCCTGCGGCCGCTCACCAACACCATCCCCAAGCAGCTGCTCCCGGTCGTTGAGCAGACGATGATCGAGCGCGTCCTCTCCCACCTGGCCGCCCACGGTGTGGAGGAGGCGGTGTTGTCGCTCGGCTATCGGCCGCATGCCTTCTTCACCGCCTTTCCTGAGGGGCGGGCCAGCGGGGTCCGGCTCGGCTACGCCGTCGAGCCCGCGCCGCTGGACACCGCCGGCGCCATCGCCTTCGCCGCGGCCCATGGCGGCATCGACGAAACCTTCCTCGTCGTGAACGGCGACGTCCTCACCGATATCGACGTGGGCGGGCTGATCCGCTTCCACCGCAAGCGAGGGGCCGAGGCGTCGATCAGCCTGACGCCCGTTGAGGACCCGTCCGCCTTCGGCGTGGTGCCGACCGACGCCGACGGTCGGGTGCTCGCCTTCATCGAGAAGCCCGAGCCCGGCAGGGCTCCGACCAATCTGATCAACGCCGGCACCTACGTCCTCGAGCCCTCGGTTCTCGACCTGATCGACCGCGAGCGGCGCGTGTCGATCGAGCGGGAGACGTTTCCGGCGATGGTGGAGGGCGGGCGACTGTTCGCACTTGCCTCGGACGCCTACTGGGTCGACGCCGGTACGCCCGCCAAGTACCTCCAGGCCCACCGCGACCTGCTGTCCGGTGCCCGCCCCGGCCCACCGTCGCCTGGCGCCCGGGAGACATCGCCCGGCGTGTGGGTGCTGGGTACGCCGGTGATCGACGGTCAGGTGCGGGCCGACTCGCTGATCGGCGACGGCGCCCGTGTGGCGAGCGGGGCGACGGTCGAGGACTCCGTGGTCGGAGCCGGCGCCCGGGTTGATGGCGGCGCATCGGTGATCGGCTCGGTCCTGCTGCCGGGCGCCTGCGTGGCGGCCGGGGCGACGGTGGACGCGTCCGTGGTCGGGCCGGCGGCGGTGGTAGGCGAGGGCGCGGTCGTCCGCGGGCTGTCGGTGGTGGGTGCCGGAGCGATCCTCGATCCCGGCGCCCGGGTCGACGGCGATCGGGTGCCAGCGTGAGGGTCATGGTCACCGGCGGTGCCGGGTTCATCGGCTCGACCCTCGTCGACCGCCTCCTCGCCGAGGGTCACGCCGTGGACGTGGTCGACGACCTGTCGAGCGGCTCGCTGACGAACCTGGCCGACGCCCGCTCCGGGTCGACGAACGACATGACCTTCCACCACCTCGACATCCGCTCGCCCCAGCTGGTCGATCTCATGGCCCGGCGGCCGCCAGAGGTGGTCTTCCATCTGGCCGCCCAGGCTGACGTGCGGGTGTCGGTCAACGACCCCGTGCTCGACGCCGACATCAACATCCTCGGCAGCCTGCGGGTCCTCGAAGGAGCGAGGCGGGCGGGGGTGTCGAAGATCGTCTTCGCCGCCAGCGGCGGCACCCTCTACGGCGACGTCCGTCCATCCGACCTACCGGCGCGGGAGTCGCTTCCGCAGATCCCGATGTCCCCGTACGGGGTCAGCAAGATGGCCGTGGTCGACTACCTCAAGGCCTATCGGGAGCTGCACAACATCGAGTTCTGCGCGCTGGCCCTCGCGAACGTCTACGGGCCCCGTCAGGATCCCCACGGCGAGGCGGGCGTGGTCGCCATCTTCGCCGGTCACCTCGTCGCCGGCGAGCGCTGCACGATCTTCGGTGACGGCTCCCAGACGCGGGACTTCGTCTTCGTGGACGACGTCGTCGACGCCATGGCCCGCGCAGGCCAGCGGGGTGGCGGCCTGCTCATCAACGTGGGAACCGGCACCGAGACGTCAGTCCTCCGGCTGTACGAGACGATGGCCAGCGAGGCGGGCAGCTCGCAACGGCCCGTCCACGCGCCCGCCAGGCCGGGAGAGCTCCAGCGCTCCGCCCTCGACCCCGGGCGGGCGGCCATCCACCTGGGCTGGAAGCCATGGACGAGCCTGGCGGAGGGAACGGCTGCCGTGCTGGCGGCGACGTCGCCCGGCGCTGGCGGCGGCGGCCGACGCCGACCGGCCAAGGGCGGGCGCGGATCCGGTCAGCGGAACAGATCCTCCCGGTAGGGCCGCACCACCTCCGCCGTCACCGACGACTCGCGCAGCCAGGTCGGATCGACCCCGCGCACCACGGCCACCGGCACACCTCTTGCCTTGCCCATCACCAGCTCGGCCGCTCCCGCCAGCTCGTCCGCTACGCAGATCTCGGTTCCCACGAGGACCCGGCCCCGCGAGTCCCGGGTGCCGCGGAGGTCCACCACGGCGGCGACGCCGGCCACCCCGATGGCGACGTCCGTGCTTCCACGGCGCCACGTCCGTCCGAAGGTGTCCGACACGACGACCCCTACAGTGACGCCCTTCCGGGCCCGCAAGCCGTCGCGTATGCGGCGCGCCGAGCGGTCGGGGTCGACGGGTAGGAGCGCGGCGCGACCCATCTCGACGTTCGAGAGGTCGACGCCGGAGTTGGCGCACACGAACCCGTGGCGGGTCTCGGTCATGATCAGGTCCTGCCGGCGGCGCAGGACTCGCGTGGCCTCGCTCTCGACCAGCTCCCGTACCGATCGGGGATCGTCGGGGTCAACGGGTACCAGTCGCCCTTCGGCCTTGGACACGATCTTCTGGGTGACGACCACGACGTCGCCGTCGGCGAGGTCGATCCGCTCGGCGATGAGGTCGGCCAGCACGTCGCCGTCGCCGACCTCGGGCAGGCCGGCGACGGGCAGGACCTCCAGGCTCACGACCGTCTGCCGCCCGCGGCCAGTACCACCTTGGCCAGGGCGGCGGCCCGCTCGGGCGTGCTCATCACCGCCGGGGCCACGACGCACCGCAGCCCCTCGGCCTCGACCCGGTCGGCGAGGGCGGCGTCCGCCTCGTCCACGACCAGGATGGACGCCAGGCGAGCGTAGAGCCGGGCCACGCCGACCACCGAGGCCTCGTGGCCGAGCTCGGTGAGCAGCCGGTCAGCGGGGCCCTTGAGGGCGGCGCCGGCCACGATGGGCGACACCGCCACCGTGTCGGCCCGACGGCGGGCGATGGTCTCCTCGACTCCGGGCACGGCCAGGATCGGCCCGATGGAGACGATGGGATTGGACGGGCACACGACGACCGTGGTCGCCCCCTCGATGGCCTCGAGCACGCCGGGCGCCGGGCGGGCCGACTCGGCGCCCTCGAAGCGCACGGCCTGTACCTCCACGGCGTGCCGTCGGCGCACGAAGTAGTCCTGGAACTCCACCTCTGTCTCCTCGGGCCGGCCTCCGGGCTCGCCCCCGCCGTTGCCGGCGAGCGTGACGCGGGTCCGCACCGGGTCGTCGGACATCGGAAGGAGGCTGGGCCCGACGCCCCAGCTGGTGGCGACCTCGGAGGTGATGGTCGACAGCGGCGCGCCGTCGTGCAGCCGTTGCGTGCGGTAGAGATGGGTCGCCAGGTCGCGGTCTCCGAGCCGGAACCAGGTGGCGCCGCCGTAGCGCTCGAGCGCGTCCATGGCCGCCCACGTCTCGCCCGCCAGTCCCCAGCCCGTCTCCGGGTTGACGACGCCGGCCAGGCTGTAGGTGACGGTGTCGAGGTCCGGGCTCACGTGCAGGCCGTGCAGGACCGTGTCGTCACCCGTGTTGATCACGACGGTGATGTCGCGTTCGGGGACCACGCGGGTCATGCCCCCCAGCAGGCGGGCGGCGCCCACGCCTCCGGCCAGGGCAGCGATCACGCCTTTCAGGCTAAACCCGGCCAGAACCTTGTGGGAGGCTCCGGTCATGCGAAGCTCGGGCGCGACGCGTCCGCCGGGCCTTGACGTGGCCTTCGATGCCACGCCTCTGCTGGGGGCGAAAGCGGGTGTCGGCGCCTTCTGCACGGGCGCCCTGCCCGCCCTGGCCGAGGTCGAGAACTTGTGCGTACGGGCCTTCGCGGTCAGCTGGCGACGTCGGGGGCGGATCGTCGAGCATCTCCCCCCGGGGGTGGCGGTGGTCGACCGGCCCATGCCCGCCAGGCCGGTCCACCGCGCCTGGCGATTGACATCGCTTCCGCCGATCGAGTGGTTCACAGGCGGTGTCGACGTGGTCCACGGCACGAACTTCATCGTCCCGCCGTCTCGGCGAGCGGCCCGGGTGGTCACCGTGCACGACCTCACCACGGTGCGCTTCCCCGAGATGTGCGACGACTACACGCAGACCTTCCCGCCGCTCGTGCGCCGAGCCATCCAAGAGGGAGCGTGGGTGCACACCCCGTCGGCGTTCGTGCGGGAAGAGGTGATCGAGCTCCTGGGCGCGGCCCCCGAGCGGGTCCGCGCTGTCCACCACGGTGTCCCCCCCGTCGACAGCTGCGACGCCAGCCTTGCCGAGGGCGCCGGCTCCGGCCCGGTTCCCGACGGGCCGTACGTGCTCGCCCTGGGAACGATCGAGCCGAGGAAGGACGTCGCCACCCTGGTGCAGGCCTTCGACCAGGTGGCCGGTCGTCGCCGCGACCTGTACCTGGTGGTGGCCGGGCGCGCGGGCTGGGGCATGGAGCGCTTCGAGGGGGCCGTGGCCGCCTCGCCCTGGCGGGACCGGGTGCTGCGACTTGGCTACGTGAGCGACACCCACCGCGCCCGCCTGCTCCGTGGGGCGACGCTGTTCGCGTTCCCGTCGGTGTACGAGGGCTTCGGGTTCCCGCCACTCGAGGCCATGGTGGCCGGCGTTCCCGTCGTGACCACCACGGCCGGGGCGC
This genomic window contains:
- a CDS encoding UDP-glucuronic acid decarboxylase family protein, yielding MTDRMHSWPAGQGRVVVTGGAGFLGSHLCDRLVERGHEVICIDNCVTGSTANVEHLMGRGDFRFVDQDVSRPLSVEGPVDAILHFASPASPRDYLELPIQTLKVGSLGTHNCLGLAKAKDARFLLASTSEVYGDPEVHPQTEDYWGHVNPIGPRGVYDEAKRFAEAITMAYHRAHGVDVRIVRIFNTYGPRMRPSDGRVVSNFLVQALQGKPLTIYGDGTQTRSFCHVDDEVAGILALLESDHVGPVNIGNPTELTVSGLAEMVVELTGSSSEIVHEPLPVDDPTQRRPDISLARSVLGWEPRVPIREGLARTLSYFEPGVSRRGR
- a CDS encoding glycosyltransferase family 2 protein — encoded protein: MADEDETRYQRLSVVIPMFNERNTVAEVVRRVRAVDLPLDLEVIVVDDGSTDGSDKILAALEDSTLRVLTHESNRGKGAAIRTALAYARGDLVVIQDADAEYDPDDWPRLLDPILKGKALVVYGSRFTGERKSMPLGSWLGNRLLSLMTSLAYATTLSDMETGYKLFDRRVLDGITIESDRFDFEPEITAKVLRRGHRIYEVPISYAGRDSSEGTKFTWRDGMGALWTLARYRLRPDR
- a CDS encoding glycosyltransferase family 2 protein, which gives rise to MSQPGAERPRKEPSPEVARRVDAVVVNYNARDELLACVRSLRADGVADVVVVDNGSADGSGSALTAADPGARLVETGANLGYGGGANRGLAQGHRELVLVCNADVVVHPGTMAAIMAALDADPRLALVGPRLINPDETLYPSARTFPSLVDAIGHGFLGLVAPRNRFSRSYKMLDWDHRGRRGVDWVSGSCFLARRRALEDLGGFDVSYFMYLEDVDLCWRLRRAGWGVAYEPSACVLHVQGVSTDLHPYRMIVEHHRSLLRFAWRTTSGWRRFLLPVVAVGLALRASAAAAQRAAGRPRPPR
- a CDS encoding NDP-sugar synthase — encoded protein: MRAVVLVGGEGTRLRPLTNTIPKQLLPVVEQTMIERVLSHLAAHGVEEAVLSLGYRPHAFFTAFPEGRASGVRLGYAVEPAPLDTAGAIAFAAAHGGIDETFLVVNGDVLTDIDVGGLIRFHRKRGAEASISLTPVEDPSAFGVVPTDADGRVLAFIEKPEPGRAPTNLINAGTYVLEPSVLDLIDRERRVSIERETFPAMVEGGRLFALASDAYWVDAGTPAKYLQAHRDLLSGARPGPPSPGARETSPGVWVLGTPVIDGQVRADSLIGDGARVASGATVEDSVVGAGARVDGGASVIGSVLLPGACVAAGATVDASVVGPAAVVGEGAVVRGLSVVGAGAILDPGARVDGDRVPA
- a CDS encoding NAD-dependent epimerase/dehydratase family protein, with the translated sequence MVTGGAGFIGSTLVDRLLAEGHAVDVVDDLSSGSLTNLADARSGSTNDMTFHHLDIRSPQLVDLMARRPPEVVFHLAAQADVRVSVNDPVLDADINILGSLRVLEGARRAGVSKIVFAASGGTLYGDVRPSDLPARESLPQIPMSPYGVSKMAVVDYLKAYRELHNIEFCALALANVYGPRQDPHGEAGVVAIFAGHLVAGERCTIFGDGSQTRDFVFVDDVVDAMARAGQRGGGLLINVGTGTETSVLRLYETMASEAGSSQRPVHAPARPGELQRSALDPGRAAIHLGWKPWTSLAEGTAAVLAATSPGAGGGGRRRPAKGGRGSGQRNRSSR
- the cofE gene encoding coenzyme F420-0:L-glutamate ligase translates to MSLEVLPVAGLPEVGDGDVLADLIAERIDLADGDVVVVTQKIVSKAEGRLVPVDPDDPRSVRELVESEATRVLRRRQDLIMTETRHGFVCANSGVDLSNVEMGRAALLPVDPDRSARRIRDGLRARKGVTVGVVVSDTFGRTWRRGSTDVAIGVAGVAAVVDLRGTRDSRGRVLVGTEICVADELAGAAELVMGKARGVPVAVVRGVDPTWLRESSVTAEVVRPYREDLFR
- the cofD gene encoding 2-phospho-L-lactate transferase, producing MIAALAGGVGAARLLGGMTRVVPERDITVVINTGDDTVLHGLHVSPDLDTVTYSLAGVVNPETGWGLAGETWAAMDALERYGGATWFRLGDRDLATHLYRTQRLHDGAPLSTITSEVATSWGVGPSLLPMSDDPVRTRVTLAGNGGGEPGGRPEETEVEFQDYFVRRRHAVEVQAVRFEGAESARPAPGVLEAIEGATTVVVCPSNPIVSIGPILAVPGVEETIARRRADTVAVSPIVAGAALKGPADRLLTELGHEASVVGVARLYARLASILVVDEADAALADRVEAEGLRCVVAPAVMSTPERAAALAKVVLAAGGRRS
- a CDS encoding glycosyltransferase family 1 protein, which encodes MRSSGATRPPGLDVAFDATPLLGAKAGVGAFCTGALPALAEVENLCVRAFAVSWRRRGRIVEHLPPGVAVVDRPMPARPVHRAWRLTSLPPIEWFTGGVDVVHGTNFIVPPSRRAARVVTVHDLTTVRFPEMCDDYTQTFPPLVRRAIQEGAWVHTPSAFVREEVIELLGAAPERVRAVHHGVPPVDSCDASLAEGAGSGPVPDGPYVLALGTIEPRKDVATLVQAFDQVAGRRRDLYLVVAGRAGWGMERFEGAVAASPWRDRVLRLGYVSDTHRARLLRGATLFAFPSVYEGFGFPPLEAMVAGVPVVTTTAGALPEVVGDGAELVEPGDADALAAVIDRLLVDDGARADLVARGRQRIRAFSWKECAAGLAALYRAASASAS